The Toxorhynchites rutilus septentrionalis strain SRP chromosome 3, ASM2978413v1, whole genome shotgun sequence genome includes a region encoding these proteins:
- the LOC129780413 gene encoding uncharacterized protein LOC129780413 encodes MANPGNNQAAMFDLKTATALIQPYDGSPAGLDGFVDSVNLLTELTAQAHLGIVLKFVKTRLSGKARSAVPADVASMEALLDLIKQNRASKESPESVTAKLKALKPKGDSDKFLEDVEKLTTELTSLYVKNEIPLNVATKMATKVGVETLVNKITDSDTRIIMKFRNCTWSILQ; translated from the coding sequence ATGGCAAACCCAGGTAACAATCAAGCCGCTATGTTCGATTTAAAAACAGCGACGGCATTGATCCAACCATACGATGGCTCGCCAGCTGGCCTCGATGGATTTGTTGACTCAGTCAACCTACTGACCGAGTTAACAGCCCAGGCACATTTAGGTATAGTCTTGAAATTCGTAAAAACGCGGCTCAGCGGTAAAGCGCGCTCCGCTGTACCCGCTGACGTTGCTTCCATGGAAGCACTACTGGatttaataaaacaaaatcgCGCAAGCAAGGAATCACCTGAGTCGGTGACAGCAAAGTTAAAAGCATTGAAACCGAAAGGCGACAGTGACAAATTTTTAGAAGATGTGGAAAAATTAACAACGGAATTGACTTCACTATATGTGAAGAACGAAATTCCACTGAACGTTGCTACTAAAATGGCAACTAAAGTGGGTGTTGAAACATTGGTGAACAAAATTACTGATTCGGACACTAGAATCATTATGAAATTCAGAAATTGCACCTGGAGTATTCTGCAGTAA